In Phreatobacter stygius, a genomic segment contains:
- a CDS encoding VOC family protein: MIDHVSISVHDLDRAAAFYDRVLAPLGLTRLVTRERSVGFGKRYPEFWLNRREAYAAPAGDPGAHVCLRASDEAAVRAFHAAAISHGGSDFGLPGPRQAAMTTYFGAFILDADRNKIEAVTFPAAT; this comes from the coding sequence ATGATCGACCACGTCTCGATATCAGTCCATGATCTCGACCGGGCTGCCGCATTTTATGATCGCGTGCTGGCGCCGCTCGGGCTGACACGCCTGGTCACGCGCGAGCGCTCGGTCGGTTTCGGCAAGCGCTATCCGGAGTTCTGGCTGAACCGCCGCGAGGCCTATGCCGCGCCGGCGGGCGATCCCGGCGCCCATGTCTGCCTGCGCGCGAGCGACGAAGCGGCGGTGCGCGCCTTCCATGCCGCAGCCATCAGCCATGGCGGCAGCGACTTCGGACTGCCCGGGCCGCGCCAGGCGGCAATGACAACCTATTTCGGTGCCTTCATCCTGGATGCCGACCGCAACAAGATCGAAGCGGTCACGTTTCCCGCAGCAACCTAG
- a CDS encoding ABC transporter substrate-binding protein — translation MSSKLTFTRRTVLAGAGAVLAAPAVVKAQAQTLKIGVLLPRSGFFAQAGQSMHRGALAAPAVLADLGYKVELVHIDTESNADVARTQAERAINDGCHVLTGAFDSGHTLAIAQVTEQRQVPFVINIAAAPQITEQGYKYLVRNFQTGGQLVTNGLRLIKDVMDAKNVKLETAVFLHANDTFGTAQRGAMDAIYPRVNLPIKLVESIAYDPRAQDLAVEVTRIRSINPDLIMCVTRASDAIKLVRDMVRQRFEPKAIISPGSPGFYDEEFYQALGPLSDFVLFGLPWVNPKSAMSQAFEKSFAKASPNNRFAVDSFNAGFTFEALLIAADAFKRAGTTEGAKLMEAVRATNLAEHVMIGGPIQFDAKGQNPNIGSALVQNQKRVPTVVLPKDVALAEPVLPMPSWQGRS, via the coding sequence ATGAGCTCGAAACTGACTTTCACCCGCCGCACGGTTCTGGCCGGGGCCGGCGCGGTTCTGGCGGCGCCCGCGGTCGTCAAGGCGCAGGCGCAGACCCTCAAGATCGGCGTGCTGCTGCCGCGTTCGGGTTTCTTCGCCCAGGCCGGCCAGAGCATGCATCGCGGCGCGCTGGCGGCCCCCGCCGTGCTCGCCGATCTCGGCTACAAGGTCGAGCTCGTCCATATCGACACCGAGTCGAATGCCGACGTCGCCCGCACCCAGGCCGAGCGCGCCATCAATGATGGTTGCCACGTGCTGACCGGCGCCTTCGATTCCGGCCATACGCTGGCGATCGCCCAGGTCACCGAGCAGCGTCAGGTGCCCTTCGTCATCAATATCGCCGCTGCCCCGCAGATCACCGAGCAGGGCTACAAATATCTGGTGCGCAATTTCCAGACCGGCGGCCAGCTGGTCACCAACGGCCTGCGTCTGATCAAGGACGTGATGGACGCCAAGAACGTCAAGCTGGAGACCGCCGTCTTCCTGCACGCCAACGACACGTTCGGCACCGCCCAGCGCGGCGCGATGGACGCGATCTATCCGCGCGTCAACCTGCCGATCAAGCTGGTCGAATCCATTGCCTATGATCCGCGCGCCCAGGACCTGGCGGTCGAGGTAACCCGCATCCGCTCGATCAATCCCGACCTGATCATGTGCGTGACGCGCGCCTCCGACGCCATCAAGCTGGTGCGCGACATGGTGCGCCAGCGCTTCGAGCCGAAGGCGATCATCTCGCCCGGTTCGCCCGGCTTCTACGACGAAGAATTCTACCAGGCGCTCGGGCCCCTGTCGGACTTCGTCCTGTTCGGCCTGCCCTGGGTCAATCCGAAGTCGGCAATGTCGCAGGCCTTCGAGAAATCCTTCGCCAAGGCGAGCCCGAACAACCGCTTCGCGGTCGACAGCTTCAATGCCGGCTTCACCTTCGAGGCCCTGCTGATCGCCGCCGATGCGTTCAAGCGGGCCGGCACCACCGAGGGCGCCAAGCTGATGGAAGCAGTGCGCGCAACCAACCTCGCCGAACATGTGATGATCGGCGGTCCGATCCAGTTCGACGCCAAGGGGCAGAACCCGAATATCGGTTCGGCCTTGGTGCAGAACCAGAAGCGGGTGCCGACCGTCGTGCTGCCGAAGGACGTGGCGCTGGCCGAACCGGTGCTGCCGATGCCGAGCTGGCAGGGTCGCAGCTGA
- a CDS encoding ABC transporter ATP-binding protein, whose protein sequence is MTALLEVQGVTKRFRGLTAVDNVTMTVNEGEIFAVIGPNGAGKTTLFNLIAGVMKPDSGSIRFAGERADGVPPHELCRRGLARTFQIVRPFPELTVIENATIGAMMRAPDVETARRAADDVLRKLDLFDKRAAKAKSLTLPDRKRLECARALATAPRLLLLDEVMAGLRPTEVDRIVAILKDINRSGVTIVLIEHVMRAVMTLAQRIHVLHHGATIAQGTPAEVTRHPKVLESYLGAEAL, encoded by the coding sequence GTGACCGCGCTGCTCGAAGTCCAGGGGGTCACCAAGCGGTTTCGCGGGCTGACCGCCGTCGACAACGTTACGATGACGGTGAACGAGGGCGAGATCTTCGCGGTGATCGGCCCGAACGGCGCCGGCAAGACCACCCTGTTCAATCTGATCGCCGGCGTCATGAAGCCCGACAGTGGTTCCATCCGTTTCGCCGGCGAGCGGGCCGATGGCGTGCCGCCGCACGAGCTCTGCCGGCGCGGCCTCGCCCGCACCTTCCAGATCGTCCGGCCCTTCCCGGAACTCACGGTCATCGAGAACGCCACCATTGGCGCAATGATGCGGGCGCCCGATGTCGAGACCGCCAGGCGCGCGGCCGACGACGTGCTGCGCAAACTCGACCTGTTCGACAAGCGCGCCGCCAAGGCCAAATCCCTGACCTTGCCCGACCGCAAGCGGCTGGAATGCGCCCGCGCGCTGGCCACCGCGCCGCGCCTGCTGCTGCTCGACGAGGTGATGGCCGGCTTGCGGCCGACCGAGGTCGACCGCATCGTCGCCATCCTGAAGGACATCAACCGCTCGGGCGTCACCATCGTGCTGATCGAACACGTCATGCGTGCGGTCATGACTCTCGCCCAGCGCATCCATGTGCTGCACCACGGGGCGACCATTGCCCAGGGGACGCCGGCGGAAGTGACGCGGCATCCCAAGGTCCTGGAAAGCTATCTCGGGGCGGAGGCGCTCTGA
- a CDS encoding YbaK/EbsC family protein, translated as MSSSVERVKAALASHGHDGELRRFPDSTRTAADAAAAIGCTVAQIAKSIVLRTGDQPVLVVASGINRVDPAKVAALVGGRVKRADADWVRAVTGFAIGGVSPVGHLTQPLVLIDQDLGALDPIWAAAGAPNEVFRTGFADLVRISGGRVEDIRE; from the coding sequence ATGTCGAGTTCGGTTGAACGGGTGAAGGCGGCCTTGGCGAGCCATGGCCATGACGGCGAATTGCGCCGGTTTCCCGACAGCACGCGCACTGCCGCCGACGCAGCCGCGGCAATCGGCTGCACGGTGGCGCAGATCGCCAAGTCGATCGTGCTCAGGACCGGCGACCAGCCCGTGCTGGTGGTCGCCTCCGGTATCAACCGGGTCGATCCCGCCAAGGTTGCAGCCCTGGTCGGCGGGCGGGTCAAGCGAGCCGACGCCGACTGGGTGCGTGCGGTCACCGGCTTTGCCATTGGCGGCGTCTCGCCGGTCGGCCATCTGACGCAGCCCTTGGTGCTGATCGATCAGGATCTGGGCGCACTCGACCCGATCTGGGCCGCAGCCGGAGCGCCCAACGAAGTGTTCCGCACCGGTTTTGCCGATCTCGTCAGGATCAGCGGCGGACGGGTCGAGGATATCAGGGAATGA
- a CDS encoding branched-chain amino acid ABC transporter permease: protein MNLNPFSTLARLVDETPRRALVLLIGLVAILAVAPAVLDRYLLSVFFLIFWFATVGQAWNIMMGFCGQLSLGHALYVGLGGYVGAILWVKFGISPAIAILPAMAVAVVFGMAIGWLGFRFGIEGVYFALLTIAFAEVARIGFDNWSFVGGAAGFFMPVTAGGGSAWNLRGGPLLFYYVALAMMALAFIICALLRRSKLGLSWLAVREDAEAARALGINVFRAKMAAVVISAAMTAVAGVCYAFYQNNLFPSQTFDMARSIEVILAPIIGGLGTLFGPILGAFILTPLGQTLIALVEKIAGRSIPGVNLVFYGAALMAIMWFSPNGVWPWLKKKLGIPEERQ, encoded by the coding sequence ATGAACCTGAACCCCTTCTCGACGCTTGCCCGCCTGGTCGACGAGACGCCGCGCCGCGCGCTGGTCCTGCTCATTGGTCTCGTCGCGATCCTCGCCGTCGCCCCCGCCGTGCTCGACCGCTATCTGCTCTCGGTGTTCTTCCTGATCTTCTGGTTCGCCACCGTCGGCCAGGCCTGGAACATCATGATGGGCTTCTGCGGACAATTGTCGCTTGGCCACGCGCTTTATGTCGGCCTCGGCGGTTATGTCGGCGCCATCCTGTGGGTCAAGTTCGGCATCTCGCCAGCCATTGCCATCCTGCCGGCCATGGCGGTCGCCGTCGTCTTCGGCATGGCGATCGGCTGGCTCGGCTTCCGCTTCGGCATCGAGGGTGTCTATTTCGCGCTGCTGACCATCGCCTTCGCCGAGGTCGCCCGCATCGGCTTCGACAACTGGAGCTTCGTCGGCGGCGCCGCCGGTTTCTTCATGCCGGTCACGGCGGGCGGCGGATCAGCCTGGAACCTGCGTGGCGGGCCGCTGCTGTTCTATTATGTCGCGCTCGCCATGATGGCGCTCGCCTTCATCATCTGCGCCTTGCTGCGCCGTTCCAAGCTCGGCCTGTCCTGGCTGGCGGTGCGCGAGGATGCCGAAGCCGCCCGCGCGCTCGGCATCAACGTGTTCCGCGCCAAGATGGCGGCGGTGGTCATTTCAGCCGCCATGACGGCGGTCGCCGGCGTCTGCTACGCCTTCTACCAGAACAATCTTTTCCCGAGCCAGACCTTCGACATGGCGCGCTCGATCGAGGTGATCCTGGCGCCGATCATCGGCGGCCTCGGCACGTTGTTCGGCCCGATCCTCGGCGCTTTCATTCTGACCCCGCTCGGCCAGACCCTGATCGCGCTGGTCGAGAAGATCGCCGGACGTTCGATCCCGGGTGTCAACCTGGTGTTCTATGGCGCAGCCCTGATGGCCATCATGTGGTTCTCGCCGAATGGCGTCTGGCCCTGGCTGAAGAAGAAGCTCGGCATTCCGGAGGAGCGCCAGTGA
- a CDS encoding NAD-dependent succinate-semialdehyde dehydrogenase — MTRTLAFQHEAAYVDGQWIGADDDKTLTVRDPATGETLGTVPACGKAETARAIAAAEAALPAWRARTAKDRAQILHRLANIIEQNADALGTLLTREQGKSLAEAKGEVNFSAAYVRWFAEEAQRIYGDVIPSPWAGRRILVTKEPVGVVGAITPWNFPSSMIARKLGPALAAGCTIVIKPASQTPYSGLAWGELCEQAGIPAGVVNVLTGSASAIGGELMDNPAVRKITFTGSTPIGKKLVEQSAKTLKKVSMELGGNAPFIVFDDADVDRAVEGALIAKYRNSGQTCVCTNRFLVQAGIHDSFVAKLAAASEALKVGNGLEPGVQQGPLIDEKAVEKVEEHIKDALGKGAKIVTGGHRHRLGGSFFEPTVLTGMTPDMLVARDETFGPLSPVFKFDTEDQAVRMANDTEFGLASYFYTRDLARAFRVAENLKYGMVGINEGLITTEVAPFGGVKESGMGKEGSKYGIEDYLDVKYVCVGGLG; from the coding sequence ATGACCAGGACACTCGCGTTCCAGCATGAGGCGGCCTATGTCGACGGCCAGTGGATCGGCGCCGACGACGACAAGACCTTGACCGTTCGCGACCCAGCCACCGGCGAAACGCTCGGCACCGTGCCGGCCTGCGGCAAGGCCGAGACCGCGCGCGCGATTGCCGCAGCGGAAGCGGCGCTGCCGGCCTGGCGTGCCCGGACCGCCAAGGATCGCGCCCAGATCCTGCATCGGCTGGCCAATATCATCGAGCAGAATGCCGATGCGCTCGGCACGCTGTTGACCCGCGAGCAGGGCAAGTCGCTGGCCGAAGCCAAGGGCGAGGTCAATTTTTCCGCGGCCTATGTCCGCTGGTTCGCCGAAGAGGCGCAGCGCATCTATGGCGACGTCATTCCCTCGCCCTGGGCCGGCCGCCGGATCCTGGTCACCAAGGAGCCGGTCGGTGTCGTCGGCGCCATCACGCCGTGGAACTTTCCCTCCTCGATGATCGCCCGCAAGCTCGGTCCGGCGCTCGCCGCCGGCTGCACCATCGTCATCAAGCCGGCATCGCAGACGCCCTATTCGGGCCTCGCCTGGGGCGAGCTGTGCGAGCAGGCCGGCATCCCCGCCGGCGTCGTCAACGTGCTGACCGGGTCGGCCAGCGCCATTGGCGGCGAGCTGATGGACAATCCGGCGGTGCGCAAGATCACCTTCACCGGCTCGACGCCGATCGGCAAGAAGCTGGTCGAGCAGTCCGCCAAGACGCTGAAGAAGGTGTCGATGGAGCTCGGCGGCAATGCGCCCTTCATCGTTTTCGACGATGCCGATGTCGATCGTGCGGTTGAAGGCGCGCTGATCGCCAAATACCGCAATTCCGGCCAGACCTGCGTCTGCACCAATCGTTTCCTGGTGCAGGCCGGCATTCATGACAGCTTCGTCGCCAAGCTCGCCGCGGCGTCCGAGGCCCTCAAGGTCGGCAACGGCCTGGAGCCCGGCGTGCAGCAGGGGCCGCTGATCGACGAGAAGGCGGTCGAAAAGGTCGAGGAGCACATCAAGGACGCGCTCGGCAAAGGCGCCAAGATCGTCACCGGCGGCCATCGCCACCGGCTCGGCGGGTCGTTCTTCGAACCGACCGTGCTGACCGGCATGACGCCGGACATGCTGGTCGCCAGGGACGAGACCTTCGGGCCGCTGTCGCCGGTCTTCAAATTCGACACCGAGGATCAGGCGGTCCGCATGGCCAACGATACCGAGTTCGGCCTGGCCTCCTATTTCTACACCCGCGACCTGGCACGCGCCTTCCGCGTGGCGGAGAACCTCAAATACGGCATGGTCGGCATCAATGAGGGCCTGATCACCACCGAGGTCGCGCCGTTCGGCGGCGTCAAGGAATCCGGCATGGGCAAGGAAGGCTCGAAATATGGCATCGAGGACTATCTCGACGTCAAATATGTCTGCGTCGGCGGGCTCGGCTGA
- the nth gene encoding endonuclease III: protein MAKRSTHSSEPAGLLATRKRPNKAVANMAAAKAAAKRRKRDGLTPAEVQAIFFRFHAVEPEPKGELESLNAYTLLVAVALSAQATDVGVNKATRPLFQVADTPEKMVALGEEKLISFIKTIGLYRNKAKNVIALSNKLIADYGGEVPADRAALETLPGVGRKTANVVLNIAFGIPTIAVDTHLFRVANRTGLAPGKTPLAVELGLEKVVPDAYRRHAHHWLILHGRYVCKAAKPLCPKCIINDICRFEHKTV, encoded by the coding sequence ATGGCCAAGCGTTCCACTCACAGTTCCGAACCCGCTGGGTTGCTCGCAACGCGCAAGCGCCCGAACAAGGCCGTTGCCAACATGGCGGCGGCCAAGGCCGCGGCCAAGCGCCGGAAGCGCGACGGCCTGACACCGGCCGAGGTACAGGCGATCTTCTTCCGTTTCCATGCCGTCGAACCGGAACCGAAGGGCGAGCTCGAAAGCCTCAACGCCTATACCTTGCTGGTCGCCGTGGCGCTGTCGGCACAGGCGACCGACGTCGGCGTCAACAAGGCCACCCGGCCGCTGTTCCAGGTTGCCGACACGCCGGAAAAGATGGTTGCGCTCGGCGAGGAGAAACTGATCTCCTTCATCAAGACCATTGGCCTCTACCGCAACAAGGCCAAGAACGTCATTGCGCTGTCGAACAAGCTGATCGCCGACTATGGCGGCGAGGTGCCGGCCGATCGGGCAGCGCTTGAAACCCTGCCGGGCGTCGGGCGCAAGACCGCCAATGTCGTGCTCAACATCGCCTTCGGCATTCCCACCATCGCCGTCGACACCCACCTGTTCCGGGTCGCCAACCGCACCGGGCTTGCCCCGGGCAAGACCCCGCTCGCCGTCGAGCTGGGGCTGGAGAAGGTGGTTCCCGACGCCTATCGGCGGCATGCCCATCACTGGCTGATCCTGCACGGGCGTTATGTCTGCAAGGCGGCCAAGCCCCTCTGCCCGAAATGTATCATCAACGACATCTGCCGCTTCGAGCACAAGACCGTCTGA
- a CDS encoding ABC transporter ATP-binding protein has protein sequence MLLVHEVDVFYGDAQALDGVSLEVPDRAIVAIVGANGAGKTSLIRTIAGMLPPASGTIRFKDRDITGLPSHEVCDLGIGQVAEGRQVFPSLSVAENLAMGAMIPRAKPHRARNLDRVYALFPRLKERHGQAAGTLSGGEQQMLAIGRCLMGEPELVMFDEPSLGLAPAVVQEVLRTIRDLAAGGLTCVLVEQNVAVSLKLASRAYVLENGRVTLSGTGEELLADDGVRKAYLGL, from the coding sequence ATGCTGCTGGTTCATGAGGTCGACGTCTTCTACGGCGATGCCCAGGCACTCGATGGCGTCTCGCTGGAGGTGCCGGATCGCGCCATCGTGGCGATCGTCGGCGCCAATGGCGCCGGCAAGACCTCGCTCATCCGCACCATTGCCGGCATGCTGCCGCCGGCCTCCGGCACCATCCGCTTCAAGGACCGGGACATCACGGGATTGCCGAGCCACGAGGTCTGCGATCTCGGCATTGGCCAGGTCGCCGAAGGCCGCCAGGTGTTTCCGAGCCTGTCGGTCGCCGAGAACCTCGCCATGGGTGCGATGATCCCGCGTGCCAAGCCGCATCGCGCGCGCAACCTCGACCGTGTCTATGCGCTGTTTCCACGGCTCAAGGAGCGCCACGGCCAGGCCGCCGGCACCCTGTCGGGCGGTGAGCAGCAGATGCTGGCCATTGGCCGCTGCCTGATGGGCGAGCCGGAACTCGTCATGTTCGACGAACCCTCGCTCGGTCTTGCTCCGGCTGTTGTCCAGGAGGTGCTGCGCACCATTCGCGATCTGGCCGCCGGCGGGCTCACCTGCGTGCTGGTCGAGCAGAACGTTGCGGTATCGCTGAAGCTGGCGAGCCGCGCCTATGTGCTGGAAAACGGCCGTGTGACGCTGTCGGGCACCGGCGAGGAACTGCTGGCCGATGACGGCGTGCGCAAGGCCTATCTGGGGCTGTGA
- a CDS encoding DUF2244 domain-containing protein: MSGSAAGQGLPDDEPPLFAAILTPHRSLGRTGFIAVMIAVAGLNLAAAAVFSVVGAWPVLPFLGIDVALVYLAFRANYRHARAFEEVVVTPTEIRVRKVAYHGRSREWRFNTAWTRLTEVVDDGDGRVMSLTLDSGRHKLDIATFLPPIEREGFGKALRQALAEAKRGPTRTTFT, translated from the coding sequence ATGTCAGGCAGCGCGGCCGGCCAGGGGCTCCCCGACGACGAGCCGCCGCTGTTCGCCGCGATCCTGACGCCGCATCGTTCGCTCGGCCGCACCGGCTTCATTGCCGTGATGATTGCGGTTGCCGGTCTCAACCTGGCGGCCGCCGCGGTGTTTTCGGTGGTTGGCGCCTGGCCGGTCTTGCCCTTCCTCGGCATCGACGTCGCGCTCGTCTATCTGGCGTTCCGGGCGAACTACCGCCACGCCCGCGCCTTCGAGGAGGTGGTCGTCACGCCGACCGAGATCCGCGTGCGCAAGGTGGCCTATCACGGCCGCTCGCGCGAGTGGCGCTTCAACACCGCCTGGACGCGGCTGACCGAGGTGGTCGACGACGGCGACGGGCGGGTCATGAGCCTGACACTCGATTCCGGCCGGCACAAACTCGACATCGCGACCTTCCTGCCGCCGATCGAGCGGGAAGGTTTCGGCAAGGCGCTGCGCCAGGCGCTGGCCGAGGCCAAACGCGGGCCAACCCGGACGACCTTTACGTGA
- a CDS encoding branched-chain amino acid ABC transporter permease, protein MLWSLYGNVLVQGILTGLVYGLMALGLSVIFGVVRVVNFAHGEFAVVAMYAAFVLFHALGLDPFISMFLIAAAFFVLGYGLQRTLINPFVGRPDHEQFILLVGLAIMLVNGLLMIFGPDARHANLPYSFDSWFVGPIIVDKVRAYAAIAALAVSGLLFGFFRFTTTGVAIRACADNLVGAAVVGLDVKKLYALTFGLGLACVGCAGALMVTLTDATPMIAPGLTLLAFTIVIIGGMGSMVGALVGGLLIGIVEALASVVIAPSMKSMVSFGLLVLVLALRPQGLMGKRA, encoded by the coding sequence ATGCTCTGGTCGCTTTATGGAAACGTGCTCGTCCAGGGCATCCTCACAGGCCTCGTCTATGGCCTGATGGCGCTTGGCCTGTCGGTCATCTTCGGCGTGGTCCGGGTTGTCAATTTCGCCCATGGCGAATTTGCCGTGGTGGCGATGTATGCGGCCTTCGTGCTGTTTCACGCGCTTGGCCTCGATCCTTTCATCAGCATGTTCCTGATTGCCGCGGCCTTCTTCGTGCTCGGCTACGGCCTGCAGCGCACCCTGATCAATCCCTTTGTCGGCCGTCCCGACCATGAGCAGTTCATCCTGCTGGTCGGTCTCGCCATCATGCTGGTCAACGGTCTCCTGATGATCTTCGGGCCCGACGCGCGCCACGCCAACCTGCCTTATTCCTTCGACAGCTGGTTCGTCGGACCGATCATCGTCGACAAGGTCCGCGCCTATGCGGCAATCGCCGCCCTTGCCGTCTCGGGCCTGCTGTTCGGCTTCTTCCGCTTCACCACGACCGGTGTCGCGATCCGCGCCTGCGCCGACAATCTGGTCGGTGCCGCCGTTGTCGGCCTGGATGTGAAAAAGCTCTATGCGTTGACCTTCGGCCTCGGGCTCGCCTGTGTCGGCTGCGCCGGCGCGCTGATGGTGACGCTGACCGATGCCACCCCGATGATCGCGCCGGGCCTGACGCTGCTTGCCTTCACCATCGTCATCATCGGCGGCATGGGCTCGATGGTCGGCGCGCTGGTCGGCGGACTGCTGATCGGCATCGTCGAGGCCTTGGCTTCCGTGGTGATCGCGCCGTCGATGAAGAGCATGGTGTCCTTCGGCCTGCTGGTGCTGGTCCTGGCTTTGCGCCCGCAAGGGCTGATGGGCAAGCGCGCATGA
- a CDS encoding MATE family efflux transporter — translation MDATLPAAVPAPAVTHRRVLAIAVPMIFAHVTTPLLGIVSATAIGQLGEARLLAAVALGAVVFDFLFWAFVFLRMSTIGLTAQALGAHDDTERRAVIARALVMALLCGGALVLLQRPISFAAFQLMGASTAVNEVAEQYFAVRIWSAPAVFVNYAVLGWLIGQARTVTGLVLQVAINLVNMALTLLLVTVLGLGVTGAATANALAELSGAVVGLIVVLKLLGGRFGVARSVVFDKAKLIRTIAINRDIMIRTAALVTGFAFFTRQGAVGGDTVLAANAILMNLVGVVAFFLDGFATAAEQLGGQAVGARNQTAFRRAVALSAIWAVAFGTGASALFYLGGPLAIDVITSAEAVRTEARQYLVFAALTPFTGVMAFLFDGVFIGATWTTAMRNCMVAAFATFIAAWWLLSGYGNTGLWIAFLVFQACRGLYQWLAYPGMVRRTFAAVPR, via the coding sequence ATGGACGCAACATTGCCCGCCGCTGTTCCGGCCCCTGCCGTCACCCATCGCCGTGTACTTGCCATCGCGGTGCCGATGATCTTCGCCCATGTGACGACGCCGCTGCTGGGCATCGTCAGCGCGACCGCCATCGGCCAGCTCGGCGAGGCGCGCCTGCTCGCCGCCGTGGCGCTTGGCGCGGTGGTGTTCGATTTCCTGTTCTGGGCCTTCGTCTTCCTGCGCATGAGCACGATCGGCCTGACCGCCCAGGCCCTCGGCGCCCATGACGACACCGAGCGGCGCGCGGTGATCGCCCGTGCCCTGGTCATGGCTCTGCTCTGCGGCGGCGCGCTGGTGCTGCTGCAGCGGCCGATCTCGTTCGCGGCATTCCAGCTGATGGGCGCCTCGACGGCGGTCAACGAGGTCGCCGAGCAATATTTCGCCGTGCGGATCTGGTCGGCGCCCGCCGTCTTCGTGAACTACGCCGTGCTCGGCTGGCTGATCGGCCAGGCGCGCACGGTGACCGGCCTGGTGCTGCAGGTCGCCATCAATCTGGTCAACATGGCTTTGACCCTGCTGCTCGTCACCGTGCTCGGGCTTGGCGTGACCGGAGCTGCGACGGCCAATGCGCTCGCCGAACTCTCCGGCGCCGTCGTCGGGCTTATCGTGGTGCTGAAACTGCTCGGCGGCCGCTTCGGCGTGGCGCGCTCCGTCGTGTTCGACAAGGCCAAGCTGATCCGCACCATCGCGATCAACCGCGACATCATGATCCGCACCGCGGCGCTGGTCACCGGCTTCGCCTTCTTCACCCGCCAGGGCGCGGTCGGCGGCGACACCGTGCTGGCCGCCAATGCCATCCTGATGAACCTGGTCGGCGTCGTCGCTTTCTTCCTCGACGGCTTTGCCACCGCCGCCGAGCAGCTCGGCGGCCAGGCGGTCGGGGCCAGGAACCAGACCGCCTTTCGCCGCGCGGTGGCGCTGTCGGCGATCTGGGCGGTCGCCTTCGGCACCGGCGCCTCGGCGCTGTTTTATCTCGGTGGCCCGCTCGCCATCGACGTCATCACCAGCGCCGAGGCGGTGCGCACCGAGGCCCGGCAGTACCTGGTCTTCGCGGCGCTGACACCGTTCACCGGGGTCATGGCCTTCCTGTTCGACGGCGTGTTCATCGGCGCGACCTGGACCACCGCCATGCGCAATTGCATGGTGGCGGCCTTCGCCACCTTCATCGCCGCCTGGTGGCTGCTGTCGGGCTATGGCAATACCGGCCTGTGGATCGCCTTCCTGGTGTTCCAGGCTTGCCGCGGGCTCTATCAGTGGCTCGCCTATCCCGGCATGGTTCGCCGGACCTTCGCAGCGGTGCCGCGCTAG
- a CDS encoding bifunctional helix-turn-helix domain-containing protein/methylated-DNA--[protein]-cysteine S-methyltransferase: MLNVVQLEKHGIPIRLTEAADDYEVVRRTLAFITDHWRRQPSVEEMAEHVGLSSGHLHHLFRRWAGLTPKDFLQAITLDAARALLRDEATVLDAAYEVGYSGPGRLHDLFVTHEAMTPGDYKTGGAGIAMAYGFHPSPFGRAVVIATDRGLAGLGFCDAGGEPSALSDMTSRWPRASFREDQGATAPFAERIFDPQAWASDQPLRVVLIGSDFEVRVWETLLRIPMGKATTYSTIAGHIGKPKAARAVGAAVGKNPISFVVPCHRVLGRSGALTGYHWGLTRKQAMLGWEAGKMS, translated from the coding sequence ATGCTCAACGTCGTTCAACTGGAAAAACACGGCATCCCGATCCGCCTCACCGAGGCGGCGGATGACTACGAGGTGGTGCGCCGCACGCTCGCCTTCATCACCGATCATTGGCGGCGCCAGCCAAGCGTCGAGGAAATGGCCGAACATGTCGGCCTGTCGTCAGGCCATTTGCATCATCTGTTCCGGCGCTGGGCCGGGCTGACGCCCAAGGACTTTCTGCAGGCGATCACGCTCGATGCCGCGCGCGCTCTGCTGCGCGACGAGGCGACCGTGCTCGATGCGGCCTATGAGGTCGGCTATTCCGGACCGGGCCGGCTGCACGATCTGTTCGTCACCCACGAAGCGATGACGCCAGGCGACTACAAGACCGGCGGCGCCGGCATCGCCATGGCCTATGGCTTCCACCCCTCGCCGTTCGGCCGCGCCGTGGTCATCGCCACCGACCGGGGGTTGGCCGGCCTCGGTTTCTGCGATGCCGGCGGCGAACCCTCGGCGCTTTCAGACATGACCAGCCGCTGGCCGCGCGCCAGCTTCCGCGAGGACCAGGGCGCCACCGCGCCCTTCGCCGAGCGGATCTTCGACCCGCAAGCCTGGGCCTCAGACCAGCCGCTCAGGGTGGTGCTGATCGGTTCCGATTTCGAGGTGCGCGTCTGGGAAACTTTGCTGCGCATACCCATGGGCAAGGCGACGACCTATTCGACCATTGCCGGCCATATCGGCAAGCCGAAAGCGGCTCGTGCCGTCGGCGCCGCTGTCGGCAAGAATCCGATCTCCTTCGTCGTGCCCTGCCACCGGGTGCTCGGCCGCTCCGGCGCGCTGACCGGTTATCATTGGGGGCTGACGCGCAAGCAGGCCATGCTCGGCTGGGAAGCCGGCAAGATGAGCTGA